TTGATCAATTTAGGTGCATCTTTTGAACCATTAAAAGGTTTAAAGGCTGATTTGAAGTATGTGCATGAAATGCAGAACTATTCGGGCAGGACATTATATGATTCACAGAGCTATTTCGCAAGGAACCTGGTGAATACCTATACGGCAATTAATGGCGATGGTTCTGTTACTTACAACATTCCTTTAGGGGGCATCTTTGATCAATCAGACACAAAGATGAGTTCTGATAATATACGGGGACAATTAAACTATTCAGCTATATGTGGATAAAACACACCAAACTGACCCCTTTTGGCCAATTGAAAATGCCCCCCTCTGCCAGAGCAAAGTGATCCCCTTCGGCCAAAGTAAACTGTCCCCCTTTGGCCAAATCAAAGTGATCCCCTGAAAAGAACATAAAGTTTAGTTCCGAAGGTTTCTATGGACCGGGTTTTTGTTAGCTTTTCGCTAAACACAAATCCTTGATGCCAATGTCCAATAAACCAATTCAAATGAATAAACTTAGGCAGATTATCCGTCTTTATTGCCAGGGAACCGGCACCAAGACCATTAATGGGATGGTCGGCAGTTCCCGTACTACCGTAAAAAAGTATGTTCGCGTGTGGCATCAGCTTGGTATTACCCACGAAGAATTCAGTGCCAAGAGCGATAGTGAACTGTCGGTACTTTTCATGACTTCGGCAGCCAAGACTGTAAACAGTCCCCGGCGGCAGGAACTTGAGTTACTGCTTCCTGAGTATTGTAAAAGACTAAAAAAGAAGGGTGTAACCCGTGAGCTATTGCATGTGGAATACTTAGCGAAACATCCTGGAGGTTACGGACGATCCCGTTTTAACAATGCTATCCATACTTATCTTCAGCTTTCCAAACCTGTGATGCATATTGATCACAAAGCAGGTGATAAGATGTATATCGACTTTGCCGGGAGCAAACTTCAATTTCATCCTGCTGATGGTCCTGAACGTGATGCAGAGGTGTTTGTAGCCATATTGGGCTGCAGCCAGCTTACATACGTGGAAGCTGTGGAAAGCCAGCGCAAGGAAGATCTGATCAGGGCCTGCGAGAATGCCCTGCACTATTTCGAGGGTGTGCCCCGGGCGATCGTTCCAGATAATCTGCGTTCAGCGGTAACCAAAGGGAGCAAGTATGAGGCAGTGCTCAATGATGAGTTCGCAGCTTTTGCGGAGCATTATTCGGTAACTGTAGTTCCTGCAAGAGCTTATAAGCCGCGCGACAAGTCTTTGGTGGAAGGGGCTGTTAAACTGATCTACCGGAGTATTTACCAGCGACTGGAGGGCCGCAGGTTCAGTGACCTGGAATCGCTGAACGCTGCCATACGTCCGGCGCTGGAGATTCATAACAACAAACCTTTTTCTGGTCGCAGCTATTCGAGGCGTGAACAGTTTGAAGAGATTGAACGGGAAGCCCTTGGCACACTTAACCCAATACGGTACGAAGTGCACAAACAAGTCATGGCAACAGTGATGAAGAACGGTTATGTGCGCTTAGGCGAAGATATTCACTATTACAGCGTGCCCTACACTTATATTGGTAAGAAGGTAAAAGTACTTTATACCTCTGCTATAGTCCGGATCTATTTCCATTACACGCAGGTTGCTGCCCATAAGCGCAACCGGATCAAGTACCATTATACTACTGACAAAGAGCATCTGGCCTCACAGCACCGCTTTTTAACCGAATGGACACCCGAAAAGTTTATACAGGAAGCGGAACAGATCCATGAAGATGTAGCACGATATATCGCCCAGGTACTGGAGCACAAAGCCTATCCTGAGCAGGCTTATAAATCATGTTCCGGTATCCTGAGCTTTGCCAGACGGGTAGGCTCCGACCGCCTTGCCGGCGCCTGCCGCTGGGCCGAC
The window above is part of the Arcticibacter tournemirensis genome. Proteins encoded here:
- the istA gene encoding IS21 family transposase produces the protein MNKLRQIIRLYCQGTGTKTINGMVGSSRTTVKKYVRVWHQLGITHEEFSAKSDSELSVLFMTSAAKTVNSPRRQELELLLPEYCKRLKKKGVTRELLHVEYLAKHPGGYGRSRFNNAIHTYLQLSKPVMHIDHKAGDKMYIDFAGSKLQFHPADGPERDAEVFVAILGCSQLTYVEAVESQRKEDLIRACENALHYFEGVPRAIVPDNLRSAVTKGSKYEAVLNDEFAAFAEHYSVTVVPARAYKPRDKSLVEGAVKLIYRSIYQRLEGRRFSDLESLNAAIRPALEIHNNKPFSGRSYSRREQFEEIEREALGTLNPIRYEVHKQVMATVMKNGYVRLGEDIHYYSVPYTYIGKKVKVLYTSAIVRIYFHYTQVAAHKRNRIKYHYTTDKEHLASQHRFLTEWTPEKFIQEAEQIHEDVARYIAQVLEHKAYPEQAYKSCSGILSFARRVGSDRLAGACRWADNIGQYNYPVIEEILRKRLDQLTPEDEPATIPLHNNIRGKEYYQ